From Planctomycetota bacterium, a single genomic window includes:
- a CDS encoding D-sedoheptulose 7-phosphate isomerase: MCSDMAETLAEPIARAADVLVAALRAGRTIYVCGDGGSAAQAQHLAGELVGRFLVDRPALPCVALTTDTSVLTAVANDYNFEQVFERQVEALVREGDVLVAISTSGESVNVLKAASLARKRGARTIGLTGASGGKLVELCDECLAVPAESSPLIQEGHLLVLHILCGLVEQALFARDEPKDDDQDKRE, from the coding sequence ATGTGCAGCGACATGGCCGAGACGCTGGCTGAGCCGATCGCGCGGGCCGCGGACGTTCTCGTGGCCGCCCTTCGCGCCGGCCGCACGATCTACGTCTGCGGCGACGGCGGCAGCGCGGCCCAGGCCCAGCACCTCGCGGGCGAACTCGTCGGGCGGTTCCTGGTGGACCGCCCTGCCCTCCCGTGCGTCGCCCTCACGACCGATACCAGCGTCCTGACGGCCGTGGCGAACGATTACAACTTCGAGCAGGTCTTCGAACGCCAGGTCGAGGCGCTCGTCAGGGAAGGCGATGTGCTCGTGGCGATTTCGACCAGCGGCGAGAGCGTCAACGTCCTGAAGGCCGCCAGCCTCGCACGGAAACGAGGAGCCAGGACCATCGGCCTCACGGGCGCCAGCGGGGGAAAACTCGTAGAACTTTGCGACGAGTGCCTCGCCGTCCCGGCCGAGTCCAGTCCCCTCATCCAGGAAGGCCATCTCCTCGTGCTGCACATCCTCTGCGGCCTGGTGGAACAGGCCCTTTTCGCGCGCGACGAACCCAAGGACGACGACCAGGACAAGAGGGAGTGA